From Carassius auratus strain Wakin chromosome 1, ASM336829v1, whole genome shotgun sequence, the proteins below share one genomic window:
- the LOC113061380 gene encoding protein PAT1 homolog 1-like isoform X2: MFHFQSFDDDCTLEEEEGLVEEEDEIDQFNDDTFGAGAIDDDWQEEHARLAELDELVRDEVHGEGDPSSVDLPLSGSDAQSSAPLPPSSSSRLYPSIDERGGGDLAESLTHLILGSDPAIAGVGAASSDRSLRPLMLSGQTPQPSGLAGQSSLLLNYQQQQRVLHRGPAPLSQINSHSIWENSMGFSPVSSGLLAQKEDKTLMSIIKEVGLPNRPPALSREEGRDLSERVPPPRSSSPVIGSPPVRAVPIGTPPKQPMSHVHNQQNNHPSAIHVRASMPMRYPPPFPDRLSPNNLRSIALTHPPFPGVGPVLSQIQRAQLLNSQFQRGPAPPLFQGGVGGFRPFFGQSGPRLGPHGPPLGHAPIRHNTTHLHPQHRRMLNQRMQNRGMGDHVSGRGVGDRRNRDPYSNLMTQREKEWVARIQMMQLQSTDPYLDDYYYQNYYEKMEKRQERDRDTRKEHTTKLITPQVAKLEHTYRPVQFAGSLGKLTVSSVNNPRKMIDAVVTTRTDDEEKREKQVWNKRRQILYTVEKMYSLLLEVQDFEKKFLQTPEHQRDALLEQHKAHTVQLYNSLREKEWDDRVSDEQCLMIMSVRKGKRLISRLLPFLPQPQAAAVVMGIARNLPALAKKDKQDQVLCWLVKPVTAVIQCLSSTSLTDLLQELQGREGQLPLVLQNKFGVTLLYLILSEGERMQSSDPNCQLMDDNRWTELVFSVTRELLKVPSSALSSPLFTPPNLVSLFSRYVDRQRLELLQEKLQITALTR, encoded by the exons TCTTTTGACGATGACTGCACcctggaggaggaggaagggTTGGTAGAGGAAGAAGATGAAATTGACCAGTTCAATGATGACACTTTCGGTGCGGGTGCAATCG ATGATGATTGGCAGGAGGAGCATGCCCGCCTCGCAGAGCTTGATGAGCTGGTACGAGACGAGGTGCATGGAGAAGGTGACCCCTCCTCTGTTGATCTCCCTCTCAGTGGCAGCGATGCCCAATCATCGGCCCCTCTTccaccctcctcttcctcccgGCTCTACCCTAGCATAGATGAACGGGGTGGTGGTGACCTTGCGGAGTCACTGACTCACCTCATCTTGGGCTCGGATCCTGCTATTGCTGGAGTGGGTGCCGCCAGCTCAGACAGATCTCTACGTCCTCTGATGCTGTCCGGTCAGACTCCTCAGCCCTCGGGATTAGCTGGACAGTCGTCTCTGCTGCTGAACTACCAACAACAGCAGCGTGTCCTGCATAGAGGGCCGGCTCCTCTGTCACAG ATAAATTCTCACAGTATTTGGGAGAACAGTATGGGCTTCAGTCCTGTTAGTTCTGGACTACTCGCTCAAAAAGAG GACAAAACACTTATGTCCATTATCAAAGAGGTTGGGCTTCCGAATCGACCTCCCGCACTGAGCAGAGAAGAAGGGCGAGATTTGTCTGAAAGGGTTCCACCTCCTCGCTCCAGCTCACCTGTGATTGGAAGTCCACCTGTAAGAGCTGTACCTATTGGAACACCTCCAAAACAGCCCATGAGTCATGTCCACAATCAGCAG AATAATCACCCTTCAGCCATTCATGTGAGAGCCTCTATGCCAATGCGCTATCCACCTCCCTTCCCTGATCGTCTGTCCCCCAACAACCTCCGGAGCATCGCT TTGACCCATCCTCCATTCCCTGGTGTTGGTCCTGTTCTGTCTCAGATACAGAGAGCCCAACTTCTCAACTCTCAG TTCCAACGTGGTCCAGCTCCCCCATTATTTCAGGGAGGTGTCGGGGGTTTCAGGCCGTTCTTTGGGCAGTCCGGCCCTAGGTTGGGTCCCCACGGACCACCTCTCGGACACGCACCCATCCGACACAACACCACCCACCTCCACCCACAGCACCGCAGGATGCTCAACCAGAGGATGCAGAACAGAGGCATGGG TGATCATGTCAGCGGGAGAGGTGTTGGAGACAGGAGAAACAGAGATCCTTACAGCAATCTGATGACACAAAGAGAGAAGGAATGGGTAGCAAGAATCCAAATGATGCAGCTGCAAAGCACTGATCCATATCTGGATGACTACTATTACCAG AATTATTATGAGAAGATGGAGAAGCGTCAGGAGCGGGACCGAGACACCAGGAAGGAGCACACCACCAAACTCATCACTCCTCAGGTGGCTAAACTGGAGCACACCTATcggccag TGCAGTTTGCCGGCTCATTAGGAAAACTCACTGTCTCCAGTGTGAACAATCCAAGGAAAATGATTGATGCTGTGGTGACCACTCGCACTGATGATGAG gaaaaaagagaaaagcaagtGTGGAATAAAAGACGGCAAATCCTTTACACTGTGGAGAAG ATGTACAGTCTATTATTAGAAGTGCAAGACTTTGAGAAGAAGTTCTTGCAGACCCCTGAGCACCAAAGAGATGCCCTGCTAGAACAGCATAAAGCCCACACGGTGCAGCTCTACAACTCCCTCCGAGAAAAAGAGTGGGATGACCG AGTGAGCGATGAGCAGTGCTTGATGATCATGTCTGTGCGAAAGGGGAAACGCCTCATCTCCAGACTCCTCCCCTTCCTGCCACAGCCCCAGGCTGCTGCCGTTGTCATGGGAATAGCCAGGAACCTTCCAGCCCTGGCCAAGAAAGACAAACAAGACCAG GTGCTGTGTTGGCTGGTAAAGCCAGTGACGGCAGTAATCCAGTGCTTGTCGAGTACCTCCCTCACCGATCTCCTCCAGGAGCTGCAGGGCAGGGAAGGACAGCTACCCCTTGTGCTGCAAAATAAG TTTGGAGTGACGTTGCTCTATCTGATTCTGAGTGAAGGAGAGAGGATGCAGAGCTCCGATCCCAACTGTCAGCTCATGGATGATAACCGTTG GACTGAATTGGTGTTCTCTGTGACGCGGGAGCTCTTGAAGGTCCCGTCCTCTGCACTCTCGTCACCGCTGTTCACTCCCCCAAACCTAGTGTCACTGTTCTCTCGATATGTGGACCGGCAGAGACTCGAGCTCTTGCAGGAGAAGCTACA gatcaCAGCCCTGACCAGGTAG
- the LOC113061380 gene encoding protein PAT1 homolog 1-like isoform X1, translating to MFHFQSFDDDCTLEEEEGLVEEEDEIDQFNDDTFGAGAIDDDWQEEHARLAELDELVRDEVHGEGDPSSVDLPLSGSDAQSSAPLPPSSSSRLYPSIDERGGGDLAESLTHLILGSDPAIAGVGAASSDRSLRPLMLSGQTPQPSGLAGQSSLLLNYQQQQRVLHRGPAPLSQINSHSIWENSMGFSPVSSGLLAQKEDKTLMSIIKEVGLPNRPPALSREEGRDLSERVPPPRSSSPVIGSPPVRAVPIGTPPKQPMSHVHNQQNNHPSAIHVRASMPMRYPPPFPDRLSPNNLRSIASSQLTHPPFPGVGPVLSQIQRAQLLNSQFQRGPAPPLFQGGVGGFRPFFGQSGPRLGPHGPPLGHAPIRHNTTHLHPQHRRMLNQRMQNRGMGDHVSGRGVGDRRNRDPYSNLMTQREKEWVARIQMMQLQSTDPYLDDYYYQNYYEKMEKRQERDRDTRKEHTTKLITPQVAKLEHTYRPVQFAGSLGKLTVSSVNNPRKMIDAVVTTRTDDEEKREKQVWNKRRQILYTVEKMYSLLLEVQDFEKKFLQTPEHQRDALLEQHKAHTVQLYNSLREKEWDDRVSDEQCLMIMSVRKGKRLISRLLPFLPQPQAAAVVMGIARNLPALAKKDKQDQVLCWLVKPVTAVIQCLSSTSLTDLLQELQGREGQLPLVLQNKFGVTLLYLILSEGERMQSSDPNCQLMDDNRWTELVFSVTRELLKVPSSALSSPLFTPPNLVSLFSRYVDRQRLELLQEKLQITALTR from the exons TCTTTTGACGATGACTGCACcctggaggaggaggaagggTTGGTAGAGGAAGAAGATGAAATTGACCAGTTCAATGATGACACTTTCGGTGCGGGTGCAATCG ATGATGATTGGCAGGAGGAGCATGCCCGCCTCGCAGAGCTTGATGAGCTGGTACGAGACGAGGTGCATGGAGAAGGTGACCCCTCCTCTGTTGATCTCCCTCTCAGTGGCAGCGATGCCCAATCATCGGCCCCTCTTccaccctcctcttcctcccgGCTCTACCCTAGCATAGATGAACGGGGTGGTGGTGACCTTGCGGAGTCACTGACTCACCTCATCTTGGGCTCGGATCCTGCTATTGCTGGAGTGGGTGCCGCCAGCTCAGACAGATCTCTACGTCCTCTGATGCTGTCCGGTCAGACTCCTCAGCCCTCGGGATTAGCTGGACAGTCGTCTCTGCTGCTGAACTACCAACAACAGCAGCGTGTCCTGCATAGAGGGCCGGCTCCTCTGTCACAG ATAAATTCTCACAGTATTTGGGAGAACAGTATGGGCTTCAGTCCTGTTAGTTCTGGACTACTCGCTCAAAAAGAG GACAAAACACTTATGTCCATTATCAAAGAGGTTGGGCTTCCGAATCGACCTCCCGCACTGAGCAGAGAAGAAGGGCGAGATTTGTCTGAAAGGGTTCCACCTCCTCGCTCCAGCTCACCTGTGATTGGAAGTCCACCTGTAAGAGCTGTACCTATTGGAACACCTCCAAAACAGCCCATGAGTCATGTCCACAATCAGCAG AATAATCACCCTTCAGCCATTCATGTGAGAGCCTCTATGCCAATGCGCTATCCACCTCCCTTCCCTGATCGTCTGTCCCCCAACAACCTCCGGAGCATCGCT AGCTCACAGTTGACCCATCCTCCATTCCCTGGTGTTGGTCCTGTTCTGTCTCAGATACAGAGAGCCCAACTTCTCAACTCTCAG TTCCAACGTGGTCCAGCTCCCCCATTATTTCAGGGAGGTGTCGGGGGTTTCAGGCCGTTCTTTGGGCAGTCCGGCCCTAGGTTGGGTCCCCACGGACCACCTCTCGGACACGCACCCATCCGACACAACACCACCCACCTCCACCCACAGCACCGCAGGATGCTCAACCAGAGGATGCAGAACAGAGGCATGGG TGATCATGTCAGCGGGAGAGGTGTTGGAGACAGGAGAAACAGAGATCCTTACAGCAATCTGATGACACAAAGAGAGAAGGAATGGGTAGCAAGAATCCAAATGATGCAGCTGCAAAGCACTGATCCATATCTGGATGACTACTATTACCAG AATTATTATGAGAAGATGGAGAAGCGTCAGGAGCGGGACCGAGACACCAGGAAGGAGCACACCACCAAACTCATCACTCCTCAGGTGGCTAAACTGGAGCACACCTATcggccag TGCAGTTTGCCGGCTCATTAGGAAAACTCACTGTCTCCAGTGTGAACAATCCAAGGAAAATGATTGATGCTGTGGTGACCACTCGCACTGATGATGAG gaaaaaagagaaaagcaagtGTGGAATAAAAGACGGCAAATCCTTTACACTGTGGAGAAG ATGTACAGTCTATTATTAGAAGTGCAAGACTTTGAGAAGAAGTTCTTGCAGACCCCTGAGCACCAAAGAGATGCCCTGCTAGAACAGCATAAAGCCCACACGGTGCAGCTCTACAACTCCCTCCGAGAAAAAGAGTGGGATGACCG AGTGAGCGATGAGCAGTGCTTGATGATCATGTCTGTGCGAAAGGGGAAACGCCTCATCTCCAGACTCCTCCCCTTCCTGCCACAGCCCCAGGCTGCTGCCGTTGTCATGGGAATAGCCAGGAACCTTCCAGCCCTGGCCAAGAAAGACAAACAAGACCAG GTGCTGTGTTGGCTGGTAAAGCCAGTGACGGCAGTAATCCAGTGCTTGTCGAGTACCTCCCTCACCGATCTCCTCCAGGAGCTGCAGGGCAGGGAAGGACAGCTACCCCTTGTGCTGCAAAATAAG TTTGGAGTGACGTTGCTCTATCTGATTCTGAGTGAAGGAGAGAGGATGCAGAGCTCCGATCCCAACTGTCAGCTCATGGATGATAACCGTTG GACTGAATTGGTGTTCTCTGTGACGCGGGAGCTCTTGAAGGTCCCGTCCTCTGCACTCTCGTCACCGCTGTTCACTCCCCCAAACCTAGTGTCACTGTTCTCTCGATATGTGGACCGGCAGAGACTCGAGCTCTTGCAGGAGAAGCTACA gatcaCAGCCCTGACCAGGTAG